In the Helianthus annuus cultivar XRQ/B chromosome 11, HanXRQr2.0-SUNRISE, whole genome shotgun sequence genome, one interval contains:
- the LOC110912313 gene encoding fructose-bisphosphate aldolase, cytoplasmic isozyme 1, with product MSAFVGKYADELIKNAKYIATPGKGILAADESTGTIGKRLSSINVENIESNRQALRELLFTAPNALPYLSGVILFEETLYQKTADGKPFVDVLLEANVLPGIKVDKGVVDLAGTNGETTTQGFDGLGARCAAFYKAGARFAKWRAVLKIGATEPSELSIQQNAQGLARYAIICQENGLVPIVEPEILTDGSHDIKKCAYASEMVLAAVYKALNEQHVLLEGTLLKPNMVTPGSDSPKVTPEEIAEYTVTTLRRTVPAAVPGVVFLSGGQSEEEATVNLNAMNKLDVLKPWTLSFSFGRALQASTLKIWGGKKENVAAAQANFLARCKANSEATLGKYGGDGAGGLASESLYVKGYKY from the exons ATGTCGGCCTTCGTCGGAAAGTATGCCG ATGAGTTGATTAAGAATGCCAAGTACATCGCCACACCAGGCAAGGGTATATTAGCGGCTGACGAGAGCACCGGAACCATTGGAAAGCGTCTCTCGAGCATCAACGTTGAGAACATCGAGTCGAACCGCCAAGCTCTTCGTGAACTGCTGTTCACCGCACCAAACGCGCTACCTTACCTCTCGGGTGTCATTCTTTTTGAAGAAACCCTATATCAAAAAACTGCTGATGGGAAACCTTTTGTTGATGTCCTCCTAGAGGCCAATGTCCTTCCGGGTATTAAGGTTGATAAGGGTGTGGTTGACCTTGCTGGCACCAACGGTGAGACCACCACTCAAGGGTTTGACGGGCTTGGTGCCCGTTGTGCAGCCTTTTACAAGGCTGGTGCACGGTTCGCCAAGTGGCGAGCTGTGCTTAAGATTGGAGCGACTGAACCCTCTGAGCTTTCTATCCAACAGAACGCTCAGGGGTTGGCTCGCTACGCAATCATTTGTCAAGAGAATGGGCTTGTGCCCATAGTTGAGCCAGAGATATTGACCGATGGGAGCCATGATATCAAGAAATGTGCTTATGCATCCGAGATGGTGTTGGCTGCGGTTTACAAAGCGCTCAACGAGCAACATGTGCTTCTTGAAGGAACCCTCTTGAAACCGAATATGGTGACACCCGGATCTGATAGCCCTAAG GTGACACCAGAAGAGATTGCTGAATATACTGTGACAACACTACGTAGGACAGTGCCAGCAGCGGTACCAGGAGTCGTGTTTTTGTCGGGTGGGCAAAGCGAGGAAGAGGCGACAGTGAACCTGAACGCGATGAACAAGCTGGATGTGTTGAAACCGTGGACACTATCATTCTCGTTTGGACGCGCATTGCAAGCAAGCACCCTGAAGATATGGGGCGGTAAGAAGGAGAACGTGGCAGCGGCGCAAGCCAACTTCTTGGCGAGGTGCAAAGCTAACTCCGAGGCGACTCTCGGAAAATACGGTGGAGATGGTGCCGGTGGTTTAGCCTCCGAGAGCTTGTATGTGAAAGGATACAAATACTAA